CGTATGTTGATTTTACTAGTGGTTAACGACCTCAGGTTAAATCCTTTCCCCAGGTTACAAAGAATTCAGGCAATCTGGTTTTCTGACATTAAATGAAGTATCACTGGTTCTAATCTTAGCTGGCAGTGTTTGCCCTTACTGTTGTCTGGCACAGCTCTGGACGCTTTATACTTTGTCACGTAGCCTCAGAACCACACTTGGAGCGTAGGTAGTATGTGTATCCACACTTTATAGATGACGAGAATGAGATAAGACTTGCTCACAGGTGGTGACTTTGTTCAATGTTACTCACGGCTTTTGAGGCAGAGCCCGTGTCTCCGCTTCATAGCTGCGATTCCTAAAAGTCACACTGCATTAGGTAGGGGTTGAACCATAACATTTGTTGGACACAAGTCTTCACTGTTCACAAGTATTGAAGGAACACCACCCATGTGTTACGCTGTTCTAGACCCAGGAGAGAGCGGGGAGACTAGTCCTCTGGTGCTTTGCATTCAAATAGACGGTGATGACAATACACAAAAGGATAGAGAGCATCAGGTAATGGGTGCCCTGAAGGCGTGGGACGCACAGAGATCAGGGCAGGCCACTCTCCctggctgggttttttttttttttttttttttttttaataatgtgagttgttttttgttttgttttttttttaatttttatttatttatttatttttggctgtgttgggtcttcgtttctgtgtgagcgctttctctagttgcggcaagcgggggccactcttcatcgcggtgcgcgggtctctcactgttgccgcctctcttgttgcggagcacaggctccagacgcgcaggcgcagtagttgtggctcacgggcctagttgctccgcggcaggtgggatcttcccagaccaggactcgaacccgtgtcccctgcatcagcaggcagattctcaaccactgcgccaccaaggaagccccctggCTGGGTTtgaacagagacctgaaggaaataGAGGTGACGCTGCCTGGGAACAGCGCTTCCCGGACAGGCTGGGGAGACCTGGCAAGGACTTGCAACCTCGGCACTGCTgacattttttttgttgtggggactgtcgtgtgcactgtaggatgtttagcagcatccctgacctttACTCACTGGATGTTAGTACactccccagctgtgacaaccgaAAATGTgcccagacattgccagatgtcccttAAGAGACGGAAGGTCCTGGTTGAAGAAAGAGCAAGGGCGCCGGTGCAGCAGGAGCGCAGGAGCCGGAGGCCTAGGATAGGCAATGGGCTCAGCAGAGGAGCTGCGGGCGAGTCTCCTGGGGCCTCACAGGCTACAGTGTGGATTCCAGCCCAGGAGTGATGTGATCGAGCACAGCTGTTGAAAAGATTGCTCCAGCTGCTCTGTGGAAAGCGTAGTGAAGGGGGCAACGATAAAAACAGGGCAAGCAGACAGGCAGGAGTTGATGGACTGGGCCGGTGGGAGCGGAAGTGGTGGTGAGAAACGGTTGTATTCTGGATCTATTTTGAAGGAAGTTGCTGAGGGATCTATGAAGGATCACATGACAGACAAAGTCGAAGGTGcctctgttattattttattttatttttatttttattttatcggCCTGAGCAACAGGGGGATAGGTGATGCTATTTCTGAGATGGTGAAGGCAGAAGAAAGAGCATTTTGGGGGAAATCAAGAGCCTGGTTTTGGACTTGCTCAAGTTTGAGATTCCAGTGAGTCATCCAACTGGTGGTATCATGTAGGCAGTTGGAGTGTAAGAGTCTAGAGTTCATGGCCAGAGACAAAAATCTAGAAGTCAGCATTTGGTCACCCAACAAGTATGTATTAAGCATGTActacgtgccagacactgttctaggcattgtGGATACATCCCTGAACTCCCTCATTCTAGAATTGAGGGGAGGTGTAAGGAAGCTCTCACCTGCCCAGAGATCTGTCCTCTTGGGCTTACTGGGGTTTTTCTATATTTGCATTTGATTTGGAACTGTTTTGTTGCTGAAAAGCTGCCCTGAGCTGTTTATCAGCACATCTTCCAGCATTTGACAGGAAACatttacaggcagacctcagaaatattgtgggttcagtttcagaccaccacaataaagggAATGTCACAGTAAAGCTACTCACAtgaagtttttggtttcccagtacatattcAAATTATGTTTACTACACTGtattctattaagtgtgcaatagcattgtcttaaaaaaacaacatacataccttaatttaaaagtactttattgctGAGAAACGCTAACCATCATGTGAGCCTTCAGAGAGGCAAAATCTTTTTATAAtagtaacatcagagatcactgatcacagatcaccataacaaatataataataatgaaaaagctggAAAtcttgcgagaattaccaaaatgtgacacagagacatgaagtgagcaaaggcTGTTGGGAAagtggtgctgatagacttgcttgactcagggttgccacaaaccttcaatttgtaaaaaacacattagctgcaaagtgcaataaaacgaaaTCTGCCTGTACACAGTAAAGCATTTAGAGATGGAAGTAGTGATAAAAACCAACAATAATTCCTCTGGACTTGGATCTAATTGGCTCTGAGCACTAACTCTTGATCTCAACTGCCCTAGCTAGACAGACCTTGGGATTTTCTAGAGTCTGTTGGGTCCAAAGGAGGCTGCTGTAATCGTGACTActggggcagaggctggggcCTGCAATGGGGTGGCAGGCACACGTGGCAGATGGGCACAAGGGGAGAGCAGACGAGAGGGGCATGCGGAGGGAAGGCAGGCACCGCATGTCACTTTCACAGGGTGGGACCAGACACAGCTGGTACCAGTTGATTCAGAAGGTCTGCCTCCCAGTTCCCCAGGCAGCCCACAGAGAAGGCCTTTCGCCCTCTCCCCAGGGTCACACTCCCTGCGCTTCCTCTTCATGGGTGCCTCCGAGCCAGACCTTGGGCTGCCCCTGTTTGAGGCCTTGGGCTACGTGGACGACCAGCTGTTCGTGTCCTACGATCACGAGAGTCGCCGTGTAGAGCCTCGTGCCCCGTGGCTCTGGGGCAGGGCCACCAGCCAGCTGTGGCTGCAGCTGAGCCAGAGCCTGAAAGGCTGGGATCACATGTTCATCGTGGACTTCTGGACCATCATGGACAACCACAACCAAAGCAAGGGTACGTGGAGAGCACGCCTCGCCTTCCCGAGGTGGGCGGAGTGTGTCCCTGCCTCAGGGATGCATCTTGAGGGAGAGAACTGGCTATTTGAGATCCGGGGGCAGGGAAGAGGGCAGGAGTTTGATTCCTGAGGTCACTGGGTCCCTGTAATGGCGAAAACAGGGGCCTGCTCCTTTGGTTTCAGTAACGAAGCTGAGAGTGCTGCCAGAGTCCCACACCCTGCAGGTGATCCTGGGCTGTGAGGTGCAAGAGGACAATAGCACCAGAGGGTTCTGGAAGTACGGGTACGATGGGCAGGACCATCTTGAATTCCACCCTGAGACGCTGGATTGGAGAGCAGCAGAGCCCAGGGCTCGGACCACCAAGCTGGAGTGGGAAGTGAACAAGATTCGGGCCAAGCAGAACAGGGCCTACCTCGAGCGGGACTGCCCAGAGCAGCTGCGGCGCTTgctggagctggggagaggggccCTGGGCCAGCAAGGTACGGCGGGAGCGCCCTCTGCCCCTCTCGTGAGGGAGGGGAGGCGGATGCAGGTCATGGGATCCCCG
This genomic interval from Balaenoptera ricei isolate mBalRic1 chromosome 11, mBalRic1.hap2, whole genome shotgun sequence contains the following:
- the HFE gene encoding hereditary hemochromatosis protein isoform X3 — its product is MGPRARPALLLLILLRTVATQGRSPRSHSLRFLFMGASEPDLGLPLFEALGYVDDQLFVSYDHESRRVEPRAPWLWGRATSQLWLQLSQSLKGWDHMFIVDFWTIMDNHNQSKVTKLRVLPESHTLQVILGCEVQEDNSTRGFWKYGYDGQDHLEFHPETLDWRAAEPRARTTKLEWEVNKIRAKQNRAYLERDCPEQLRRLLELGRGALGQQALPLVKVTHHVASAVTTLRCQALNFYPQDITMRWLKDRQPLDAKDVEPEDVLPNGDGTYQGWVALAVLPGEEQRYSCQVEHPGLDQPLTATWGGAAGDYVLAECE
- the HFE gene encoding hereditary hemochromatosis protein isoform X1, whose protein sequence is MGPRARPALLLLILLRTVATQGRSPRSHSLRFLFMGASEPDLGLPLFEALGYVDDQLFVSYDHESRRVEPRAPWLWGRATSQLWLQLSQSLKGWDHMFIVDFWTIMDNHNQSKVTKLRVLPESHTLQVILGCEVQEDNSTRGFWKYGYDGQDHLEFHPETLDWRAAEPRARTTKLEWEVNKIRAKQNRAYLERDCPEQLRRLLELGRGALGQQALPLVKVTHHVASAVTTLRCQALNFYPQDITMRWLKDRQPLDAKDVEPEDVLPNGDGTYQGWVALAVLPGEEQRYSCQVEHPGLDQPLTATWEPSLSGTLVTGIISGIAVCIILFLIGILFRILRRRQASRGAAGDYVLAECE
- the HFE gene encoding hereditary hemochromatosis protein isoform X2; protein product: MGPRARPALLLLILLRTVATQGRSPRSHSLRFLFMGASEPDLGLPLFEALGYVDDQLFVSYDHESRRVEPRAPWLWGRATSQLWLQLSQSLKGWDHMFIVDFWTIMDNHNQSKVTKLRVLPESHTLQVILGCEVQEDNSTRGFWKYGYDGQDHLEFHPETLDWRAAEPRARTTKLEWEVNKIRAKQNRAYLERDCPEQLRRLLELGRGALGQQVTTLRCQALNFYPQDITMRWLKDRQPLDAKDVEPEDVLPNGDGTYQGWVALAVLPGEEQRYSCQVEHPGLDQPLTATWEPSLSGTLVTGIISGIAVCIILFLIGILFRILRRRQASRGAAGDYVLAECE
- the HFE gene encoding hereditary hemochromatosis protein isoform X4, which produces MGPRARPALLLLILLRTVATQGRSPRSHSLRFLFMGASEPDLGLPLFEALGYVDDQLFVSYDHESRRVEPRAPWLWGRATSQLWLQLSQSLKGWDHMFIVDFWTIMDNHNQSKVTKLRVLPESHTLQVILGCEVQEDNSTRGFWKYGYDGQDHLEFHPETLDWRAAEPRARTTKLEWEVNKIRAKQNRAYLERDCPEQLRRLLELGRGALGQQGKLLPPTCRESEVKVLVFLAWVGIPPPDPPSFLFSASFGESDSSRGLCSDHSTVSGSELLPPGHHHEVVEGQAATGCQGR